From the Cryptomeria japonica chromosome 2, Sugi_1.0, whole genome shotgun sequence genome, one window contains:
- the LOC131035256 gene encoding chromatin-remodeling ATPase INO80-like, which yields MAPQPLFVYSCSKLFNLEALKSFKLPDFEDFNVNENRPDENNERQGGANVPTDRQPSKLPIIGDAKEYFRVDQSTYSSSNPTDTGNDDTDSEKTMSDTDSEIKIIPDTGIDNTDSERIVTDTESDDSDSERSITDDEYRVSEEDYQLMLIQHMKKRQKMAAASARNTRRIEPCTVSQVGSSTQLLEMGNGIVFKIPPTYDILAQSMNLPTLSDVRIDGGLDFRCLNAMLAAERRATNRNAGCSIMYPSLQDSLNRALRASNSAPFNLKVVDSDNVEATMMQAFESDHVEAPAMPVTQSPVVPERPAMYPSLQDSLNRALRASNSAPFNLKVVDSDNVEAAMMQAFESDHVEAPAMPVTQSPVVPERPAMYPSLQDSLNRALRASNSAPLNLKVVDSDNVEATMMQAFESDHVEAPTMPVTQSPIVPERPAIPETDQLQHLSSGMKALNQVNFPIRSIEHQPPKRQQLMLQKVSPIENADMEIRSFWRKVVRKDISKHHRHYMWLHRKNQSTAKRLAEGCQKEVKNRSTRSLRLMKSAATRTKKLAKDMLIFYKRFDKEQVENRKKQEKEEAEALKREEAAMEEKRQQRGLNFLLAKSKMYAHFMQPNQGDEASTSNANLTEGEDREDAAMKEKALKTALDAASRQKEIINQFDDECERLRESRGSSSNMDLVNPSSMPCTSSVQTPNMLHATLTGYQLKGLQWLVNCYEMSVNGILADEMGLGKTVQAISFLAHLAEEKNKWGPFLVVAPASVAPNWADEMAKFCPDLITFPYWGSERTVLKKRINPKKLYRKDSNFHVLITNYQIVVKDEQYLKRVKWQYMILDEAQAIKSSNSERWKTLMSFECRNRVLLTGTPIQNNMAELWALLHFIMPTLFNCQEQFKEWFSKDIESHAEHGSLLNEHNLKKLHDVLKPFMLRRLKKDVIGEMPGKTELTINCKLSSRQQTFYHAIRNKVSIAELLDSNRLMNIVMQLRKVCNHPDLFERIEAHTTMYFGHIQSSLLPPPCGKLADIYYAGRHSPISYKIPKLVYRECTENLPVSSSGSPQCFQQKWLNNLLNVFSTENVHRSLFPVSENETESVVRSGTFGFSRMVDLSPTEVAFLAKSSQVEKWLFSLTIDQYPNEMEEGKVRAVTKMLMMPPRPADFSFLRSSPLGLSKALIVSLAYRFLRKARKYRPFHSFVPAVSAPPVDVVCSDRRFAYQRMEELHHPWMKRLLVGFARTSEFNGPAKPDKPHYLIQEINSQLAAQQPLLELTQRTLGTSPPLQSFGFAKMLTYSGKMQILDALLKRLRAENHRVLLFAQMTKMLDIIEDYMKYRKYKYLRLDGSSTVTNRHEMVKEFQTNTDIFVFLLSTRAGGVGINLTAADTVIFYESDWNPTQDKQAMDRSHRLGQTKEVTVYRLICKGTIEEKILQRASKKNTVQQLVMTGRQAKVDEIAAADVISLFTDDDTDSQLEQKIKDMGKDKLKKKTVRFVEDDVHIEEMEGDKGGEVGKVKTQRKKRKDDV from the exons ATGGCACCACAACCTCTATTTGTGTATTCATGTAGCAAGCTTTTTAACTTGGAGGCTCTGAAAAGTTTTAAGCTGCCGGATTTTGAAGATTTTAATGTCAATGAGAACAGACCAGATGAGAACAATGAAAGACAAGGTGGTGCCAATGTGCCCACTGACAGACAACCATCAAAATTACCAATCATTGGAGATGCAAAGGAGTATTTTAGAGTAGATCAGTCTACTTACAGTTCATCTAATCCAACAGATACAGGAAATGATGATACTGACTCGGAGAAAACTATGTCAGATACTGACTCTGAGATCAAGATCATACCAGATACTGGTATAGATAACACTGACTCTGAGAGGATTGTAACAGATACTGAAAGTGATGACAGTGATTCTGAGAGGAGCATAACAGATGATGAATACCGAGTATCAGAAGAAGATTACCAACTTATGCTCATACAGCATATGAAGAAAAGACAGAAAATGGCTGCTGCTTCTGCTAGAAACACAAGAAGAATTGAACCGTGTACTGTTTCTCAAGTTGGATCTTCAACCCAATTATTAGAGATGGGAAATGGCATTGTTTTTAAAATCCCACCAACTTATGATATTTTGGCACAATCTATGAATTTGCCCACTTTATCAGATGTTCGAATAGATGGTGGTTTGGATTTCAGATGTTTAAATGCCATGTTGGCTGCTGAAAGGAGGGCTACAAATCGAAATGCAGGATGTTCAATAATGTATCCATCTCTTCAAGACAGTTTAAATCGAGCACTACGAGCTTCTAATTCAGCTCCCTTCAATCTAAAAGTTGTTGATTCTGATAATGTGGAGGCAACAATGATGCAAGCTTTTGAGTCTGATCATGTTGAGGCCCCAGCAATGCCAGTGACACAAAGCCCAGTAGTCCCAGAGAGGCCTGCAATGTATCCATCTCTTCAGGACAGTTTAAATCGAGCACTAAGAGCTTCTAATTCAGCTCCCTTCAATCTAAAAGTTGTTGATTCTGATAATGTGGAGGCAGCAATGATGCAAGCTTTTGAGTCTGATCATGTTGAGGCCCCAGCAATGCCAGTGACACAAAGCCCAGTAGTCCCAGAGAGGCCTGCAATGTATCCATCTCTTCAGGACAGTTTAAATCGAGCACTACGAGCTTCTAATTCAGCTCCCTTAAATCTAAAAGTTGTTGATTCTGATAATGTGGAGGCAACAATGATGCAAGCTTTTGAGTCTGATCATGTTGAGGCCCCAACAATGCCAGTGACACAAAGCCCAATAGTCCCAGAGAGGCCTGCAATTCCTGAAACAGATCAATTGCAACATCTTAGTAGTGGCATGAAAGCTTTGAATCAGGTAAATTTCCCTATTCGTAGTATTGAACACCAGCCACCTAAGAGGCAGCAGCTCATGTTACAAAAAGTCTCACCTATAGAAAATGCTGATATGGAAATTAGAAGTTTCTGGCGAAAAGTTGTGAGAAAGGACATCTCCAAGCACCACAGACATTACATGTGGTTGCATCGTAAAAATCAGTCAACTGCTAAGAGACTTGCAGAAGGTTGTCAAAAAGAGGTTAAGAATAGATCCACAAGGTCTCTCAGACTGATGAAGAGTGCAGCCACGAGAACCAAAAAGTTAGCTAAAGATATGTTGATATTCTATAAAAGGTTTGACAAAGAACAGGTTGAAAACAGGAAAAAGCAGGAGAAAGAAGAAGCAGAAGCCTTGAAGCGTGAGGAAGCTGCAATGGAAGAGAAAAGACAGCAACGGGGACTTAATTTCTTACTAGCCAAATCAAAGATGTATGCTCATTTTATGCAGCCAAATCAGGGAGATGAAGCTTCTACTTCTAATGCAAATTTAACAGAGGGAGAAGACAGAGAAGATGCTGCTATGAAGGAAAAGGCCTTGAAAACTGCCTTGGATGCTGCCAGTAGACAAAAGGAAATCATAAACCAATTTGATGATGAATGTGAGAGGCTTCGTGAGTCTAGGGGCTCTAGTAGTAACATGGACCTGGTTAACCCATCTTCAATGCCTTGTACCTCATCAGTGCAAACACCCAATATGCTCCATGCCACATTGACCGGATACCAATTGAAGGGTCTTCAATGGCTTGTAAACTGTTATGAAATGTCAGTGAATGGTATACTGGCAGATGAGATGGGTTTGGGTAAAACAGTCCAAGCAATATCTTTCTTGGCTCATTTGGCTGAGGAGAAGAACAAATGGGGACCCTTTCTGGTTGTTGCACCTGCTTCTGTTGCCCCTAATTGGGCTGATGAAATGGCCAAGTTCTGCCCTGATTTGATAACATTTCCTTACTGGGGTTCAGAAAGGACAGTTTTAAAGAAAAGAATAAATCCAAAAAAGCTTTATAGAAAGGATTCAAATTTCCATGTACTTATCACAAATTACCAGATCGTTGTCAAAGATGAACAGTACTTGAAGCGAGTTAAGTGGCAGTATATGATTTTAGATGAAGCTCAAGCAATTAAAAGCTCAAACAGTGAAAGGTGGAAAACTCTAATGAGTTTTGAATGTAGAAATAGAGTTTTGCTTACAGGAACTCCTATTCAAAATAACATGGCAGAACTGTGGGCACTGTTGCATTTTATCATGCCTACCCTGTTTAATTGTCAGGAGCAGTTCAAGGAATGGTTCTCAAAAGACATTGAGAGCCATGCTGAGCATGGAAGTCTACTCAATGAACACAACCTTAAGAAACTGCATGATGTCCTCAAGCCTTTTATGTTGAGGAGACTTAAGAAAGATGTGATTGGAGAAATGCCTGGCAAAACAGAATTAACAATCAACTGTAAACTGAGTTCTAGACAGCAGACTTTTTATCACGCTATCAGGAATAAGGTCTCAATAGCTGAATTACTTGATAGCAATCGTCTAATGAACATTGTTATGCAGCTAAGGAAAGTATGCAATCATCCTGACCTCTTTGAAAGAATTGAAGCACACACAACAATGTACTTTGGGCATATTCAAAGCTCTCTTTTGCCACCCCCTTGTGGTAAATTAGCTGATATATACTATGCTGGAAGGCACAGTCCTATATCCTACAAGATCCCCAAACTGGTTTACAGAGAGTGTACTGAAAACCTGCCAGTGTCCAGCTCAGGATCGCCTCAGTGTTTTCAGCAGAAATGGTTAAACAACCTGTTGAATGTCTTTTCTACAGAGAATGTTCACAGATCACTGTTCCCTGTGAGCGAGAATGAAACAGAATCTGTTGTTAGAAGTGGCACATTTGGGTTTTCTCGCATGGTTGATCTCTCTCCAACTGAGGTTGCATTTCTAGCCAAAAGCTCACAAGTAGAGAAGTGGCTATTTTCTCTAACTATCGATCAGTATCCAAATGAGATGGAAGAAGGCAAAGTAAGAGCTGTAACAAAAATGTTGATGATGCCACCCCGGCCTGCTGATTTTTCCTTCTTAAGAAGCAGTCCTCTTGGCCTCTCAAAGGCATTGATTGTTTCACTAGCATACCGTTTTCTCAG GAAAGCTAGGAAGTATAGACCTTTTCACTCTTTTGTTCCTGCAGTTAGTGCTCCTCCTGTGGATGTTGTATGCTCTGACAGAAGATTTGCATATCAGAGAATGGAAGAACTCCATCATCCATGGATGAAAAGGTTATTGGTGGGCTTTGCTCGGACATCTGAATTCAATGGTCCTGCAAAACCAGATAAACCTCATTATCTGATTCAAGAAATAAATTCACAATTGGCTGCCCAACAGCCACTGCTTGAGCTGACCCAAAGAACACTTGGAACTTCTCCTCCTCTGCAAAGCTTTGGTTTTGCAAAGATGCTTACATACTCTGGAAAAATGCAGATTTTAGATGCTTTGCTAAAAAGGCTACGTGCTGAAAATCATCGTGTGCTACTTTTTGCACAGATGACAAAAATGCTTGATATCATTGAGGACTACATGAAGTACAGAAAGTACAAATATCTTAGGCTAGATGGGTCTTCAACAGTGACAAACCGCCATGAAATGGTCAAGGAATTCCAAACAAATACAGACATATTTGTGTTTTTGTTGAGCACACGAGCTGGGGGTGTGGGTATCAATCTAACAGCTGCAGATACTGTCATATTTTATGAGAGTGATTGGAATCCAACACAAGATAAGCAGGCCATGGACAGGTCACACAGACTTGGACAGACTAAGGAGGTCACTGTGTATAGACTGATTTGTAAGGGGACTATTGAAGAAAAAATCTTGCAGAGAGCTAGCAAAAAGAATACAGTTCAGCAGCTTGTTATGACTGGTCGTCAAGCAAAGGTTGATGAAATTGCTGCAGCTGATGTGATTTCATTGTTTACGGATGATGATACTGATTCTCAGCTGGAGCAGAAGATTAAAGACATGGGCAAGGATAAGCTAAAGAAGAAAACCGTAAGGTTTGTTGAAGATGATGTTCACATTGAAGAGATGGAAGGAGATAAAGGTGGTGAGGTTGGGAAAGTAAAGACACAAcgtaagaaaagaaaagatgatgTGTAA